The stretch of DNA CCAAAGCTCGACAGCGCTCCACGCGGCGTCGTTAAGCTTGTCGTAAATCTCGCGCTGTTTTTTCGGAATTGTTCCGAGTACCCATTCCGCCATATCTCCCCCGTTTTTCGGCATGCCTATGCCGACGCGGAGACGCGGAATTTCAAGCGTATTCAAGGCGGCGATTATGGATTTCATTCCGTTCTGTCCGCCTGCGCTGCCCTTTTCTCTCATTCTCAGCTTCCCGACCGGCAGAGACGCGTCGTCAAAAATCACCAGAACGTCCTGCGGTTCTACATTCTGATAATTTACAGCTTCAAGCACGGAAAGACCGCTGAGATTCATATAGGTGTGAGGCTTCAGAAAAGACAGCCTTTCACCGAGGTGAAGCACAGGTCCCCAGAAATCGCCGCGAAATTTATTCTGAGGCGCTGAAAGCGAAAGGCGCGACAGAAATCCGTCAAGCATCAGCCAGCCGGAATTATGCCGCGTCCATGCATACTCAACCCCGGGATTGCCCAGTCCGACGATGAGCTTCATATTTAGTCAGAGTCCTGTAAAATAAGGACTATTCCTCTTCCTTCTTGCCCTTGGCTACTACTTCTACTTCCTTGGGTTCTTCCGTTTCTTCTTCAGCCGCTACCATTGATTTCGGCGTTACGATATGGAAGATAAGCTGTTCAGAATCGGTAATAAAGGTAACGCCTTCGGGAACCTGAAGATCCTTGACAAATACTTCCGCGCCGAGTTCGAGCTCTGCGAGGTCAACGATAATATCTTCGGGAATGTTCGCGGGTTCGACTTCGATTTCAACGTTACGTGCCGCTGTTTCAAGTACGCCGCCTTCTTTGATGCCTTTGCAAACGTCTTTGTTGATTGCCTTTACAGGAATTTCAACCTTGATTTTGTGTCCGGCTATAACTTCGTAGAAGTCGATGTGACGAAGCTGCTGTGTAAGCGGATGACGCTGAATGTCTCTGAGAAGAGCCTGATGTGAGCTTCCGTCTTCCATAACGAGGGTGACGACCGTTGTTTCGTGGAACGGGCTGTTCGCTATTACCGAGATTGCTTTTGCGTCAACCGTTCCGGCGAGTCCCTCTTTGAAATCCGGTCCGTAAAGCACTACAGGAAGAGCGTTTTTGGAACGGATTTTTCTGCAGACGCCTTTGCCGGTTGCAGTTCTCTTCGTAAAGTCAAATTTCTGGTTCATTTTTCTTTTAGCTGCCATAATTGTTTCCTCCTAAAATAATTTGCTTTTTAATTTATTCTAACGGAACAGAATACTTACGGATTCTTCCGAATGAACTCTTCTGATTACCTCCGCAAACAGAGGGGCGATTGAGAGAACCTCAATCTTGTCAAGCTTCTTCTCCTCAGGAAGCGGAATGGTGTCCGTAATTATAAGTTCCTTCAGCACTGATTCGCGGATACGGTCAATAGCCGGTCCGGAGAGAACGCCGTGCGTTGCGCAGGCATAGACTTCCGTCGCGCCTCTCTCTTTAATGGCTGCCGCCGCTTTGCACATTGTGCCCGCCGTGTCTATTATATCATCAACGAGGACGGCTGTCTTTCCCTTAACGTCTCCGATAATGTCCATTACCTCGCAAAGGTTCGCGATTTCGTGTGAACGGCGTTTGTCAACGATCGCAAGTTCGGTGTTGTGACCGAGCTGTGTCGCGAATTTTCTGGCTCTTGCAACTCCTCCGATGTCCGGAGAAACAACGATGAGATTGCCTTCTTCAACCTGTTTTTTAAGAGTGTTGCAGAAATAAGAAGCAAGGAGAGGAATTCCGGTGAGGTGGTCAACGGGAATGTCAAAGAAGCCCTGAATCTGGCCTGCATGGAGATCTGCCGATATAACCCTGTCCGCTCCGGCTTTCTGAATAAGATTTGCCATAAGCTTCGCCGTGATCGGTTCGCGTGCGCGGGTTTTTCTGTCCTGACGCGCATAGCCGAAATACGGCATTACGACGTTAATTCTGTAGGCTGACGCTCTTCTGAGCGCATCGATCATGATAAAAAGCTCCATAAGGCGCTCGTTGGCAGGCTCGCAGGTGGGCTGTACGATGTAAACGTCGGTGCCTCTTACGCTCTCCTCAACGGAAACGCCAATTTCCTGATCTGAAAATCTGAAAAGTTTTGATGCTGAAACAGGTATCCCCAAACTCACGCACACGCTGTCTGCAAAAGCTTTGTGCGCGGAACCCGAGAACACCTTAATTGCCCGTGTCTGGTCAGCCATTACTTGTTTCCTCCCTTGTTTTTCCATGCGTTTTCCAAACGGGATCTCCATCCCGTAATATTTTTCTGGCGGGCTCTTCCTACCCCGAGGGCCTCGTCAGGAATATCCTCTGTAATAACCGAACCGGCAGCCGTTGAAACCTTGTTCCCTATAACCACTGGGGCGACAATCATCGTGTCGCTGCCTATCAGGCAGTTGCTGCCTATCGTTGTCGGACTCTTGTCATGTCCGTCATAATTGCACGTAATCGTGCCCGCGCCTATATTTGTATTCTCTCCTATTTCAGCGTCGCCTATGTAGGAAAGGTGCGGCACCTTGGCGCCGGACGAAACGTGGCTGTTCTTAATCTCAACGTAGCGTCCCGCAAGCGCCGTATCGTCAAGCCGCGTATTGTTTCTCATAAACACGAAAGGACCCACGCTGCATTTGTTTCCAACGCTGCTGTCGTCCATTCTGACGTTGCCGACGATATTCGTATCGCTGCCGACGGAAGAATTTCTCAACACCGTAAAGCTTCCTATCCTGCTGCCGTGCTCCACCTTGGAAGCGCCGTAAAGCTGCACGAACGGCGCGATAAAAATGTCTTCTTCAAGCTCAACTCTGGGACCGATCCAAATACTGTCAGGATCCGCGCAGCGCACGCCCTTAAGCAGCCAGCCGCGCACTATTCTCCTGCGCATAATCGCGGTCGCCTCCGCAAGCTGCAAGGGATCGTTAATGCCGAGGAAATCCTGCGGATTTTCGGCTTTTATCGCGTTAAGACTGCCTCCGTCGCCTTCTATAAGCGAAAGCGCGTCAGGGAGATAATACTCCTTCTGATTATTCTCGCAGCCTATTTTGTCAATAACGGCGGACAGCGCCTTTGTGCTGAAAATATACATTCCGCTGTTGACCTCTCTGCACAGCTTCTGCTTTTCGTCGGCATCCTTTTCTTCAACAATGCTGATAGAGCTTCCGCTGCGTATAACGCGTCCGTAGCCCTTGGGATTGTCAAGCTCAAAACTCAGAAAACTGCACTTGTCGTCCGACGAAACGTGTTCGTTGACAAACTTCAGCAGAGTGTCGGCAGTGATAAGAGGCGTGTCGCCGGTAAGAACCATAACGTTGTCATAGTTCTCCCACCAGCCCTGAGCAAGCTTTGCCGCGTGTCCTGTGCCCAGCTGCTCCTTCTGCCATATAACGTTAACGCCGCTGAAATTTGTATTCAGATACTTCTCCACCTGCATACCGCCGAACCCGACCATAACGGCAATATCCTGATTGTCAAAACCGGCTGTCTTAACCGCGTTCAGAGGATAACTGATAATAGGCTCCTCCATAATCTGCTGGAGAACCTTGGGAGTATTGCTGCGCATACGGGTACCCTTGCCCGCTGCAAGAATTAAAACGCAAATTGACTGATTATTCAGCTGCATACAAGCATCTCCCATACAAAAAACTGGCTGGGGTAGATGGATTCGAACCATCGTAAACGGAGTCAAAGTCCGCCGCCTTAACCTACCTGGGCTATACCCCAGGACACACTTTGAAAAATTATATCAAAAAACGCTGATTTCGCAATATGGAACAGAAAAGAAATATCATTTGCCGTATTCTGCGCAAAATGCGCAAAACTCCGCCGGAATTTCAACCGCCGTAAAAAACGGCACGGGAGAAAAATTTCCGCGCCGTTTTTTGTTATTTTTTCAAGTTTGTAGCATATAGCCTACAGCGTTCTTTTCCGCAGCGCGAGCCCCGCAAGCGCGAGCAACGCCAGCACACCGAACCTGCGTTGCCTTGGCTTACCGCGGCACATAACACAAAAAATTTCGGATTTCTCTAGAGTTTTTTGAAACTCATGTTTTATGCCAAAAACAACTTCTTCGCCTCTTCGTTCGTTGCAGTATTGCCCAGCGACCACATAAGTTTCGTGACAACGGCTTCAAGCGTCATATCCTCTGCCGAAATCGCTCCAAGCCTCTGCGCGAGAACGCCTATATCGTAGACATCAAGGTTCGTTCCGTCATATACGCACTGTGTAATGCATACAACTATGACTCCGGCTTTAAGCGCTCTTTCAAGCGCCGGAAGCAGACTGTTTTCTTTGTTAGGCACTCCGCCTGCGCCAAAACCCTCAATCACAATCGCTCTGTAACCTGCCTGAACGGCAAAATCCAGTACACTGTCCTTTGCTCCGGGGATGAGTTTGTAAACAAAAACTCTGTCGTCAACAGCCGTTTTAGGGGTAAATACAAGCAAATCCTTCTCCTGTGCCGTCCACTGAAAACCGTCGCGCGTTATAAATGCCGCACGAGGCATATTAACACTGGCAAATGCCTCGAATTTCTGTGTATAAAGTTTTTTTGCGCAGCTTCCGTCTATGATGCTGTCGCCAAAAACAAGATAAATTCCCGCATGATTGTCCGAGGCAAGTCTGAAGGCGTTCAGCAGATTGTGTTTCCCGTCAGTCATCGGGTCTTCTATCGGAAGCTGCGCACCAGTAATCGCAACTGGTTTGCGTATTCCTTCAAGCATCCAGCTGAGCGCTGAGGCGGTATATGCCATTGTGTCAGTGCCGTGGGAAATAACGAAACCGTCATATTTTTCATACGCTTCAACTATCGTGTCAGCCATTTCAGTCCAGTGGTGCGGCTGTATATTGCTGCTGTCGAGACTCAGCAGTTCGCGGTATTCAATATCGCACATTCCTTCAAGCTCCGGAATGAGCCGTATCATGGCAGCACCGTCAACCGCGGGGACAAGCCCGTTTTCGCTTTCTTCCGAAGCTATTGTTCCCCCTGTTGAAATAAGAAGTATTTTCTTCATGCTACAGTCACCTTACCTTCTTGAAGCAAGTTTTTCGACCGCTCTGAGAGTTATTTTTGCGTAATTTTCGACTTCTTCTTCGGTAACGCGCGGAATTTTCCAGTGTTTTACATATTCTGCAGATACAACCATTGAAAGCACCGCAGAAATTTTCGGAAGTGTTCCCGCACCGCGCACTTTGTCGTTTACCGAGCCGGACATAAAGGTTACGCCGCCTGCATCTTCGCTTATAAGTTTTGCGATTTCAGCAACGTATTCCGCTTTTCTCGCGCAACAGTCTTCATTCCTGAGTTTTCCCGCAAGTTCCGTGATTTTATCCGCAAACGCTGCCGTTGACCGAGCAAGTGCGCCTTCAGGCATAGGCATGATATTTTTTTCCAGCCGTGCAGGAAGTTCAAGTTCAGAAGCAGAGGCATACAGCGCTTCGCCAAGCTCCGTACTGTCAATTCCTTCTTGAGCGCGAATCATCCATCTGTTTTCGGCAACGCTTTCCGCAAGTACCGGAATAAACGCTTTTGACTCAACGACAGTCGTCAGAACAGCGTCAAGCCCCAATGTTTTCATAAGTTCGCCCTTTTCCGTCCAGTTTGTGTTGCCTTCATAATCCTCATCAGGACCAATACCTCCGTTTGTTCCGTTCACAACCAGCAAAAGCGACACAGGAATATTGTTAATATCAAGTACAATTCCTGCGGAAACGTCATATTTGTTCTCAAATTTTTCCGTTGTAAAAATCAGTCTGTCCTTTGCCGTTTTTTTGAACGAATCAAGCACTGCAAGGGCGCAGGCTCCTTGAAAACATACCGGAAGTTCCGCAGCTCCTTGTCCGTATATTCTGCCGAATACGTCAATAGCGCAGTTCTGCGAATATATTGCGTCCAACCCTTTTGCCGAAGCAATAATTTCCGCTTCGCGCGGCGTAATTCCCCTGCGCGGTGAAAGTGTCGCCCTGCCGCCTTCTTCCGTAACAACCGTTACACTGTTTGCGTCAGCATCGGCAAAGGCTTCGGCAATTTTTGTGCGCGTGGGAACAGCCTGTCTGAGAATGTACGAAGCAACGGCAAATCCGACCGAGTCATCCTGCACAAAACCATTATAGCTATGCACGTGTCCCACTCCGACGTGTCCGACAATTCCGTATAGTCCTTTTTTTTCAGACGACAGTTTTATTTCAGTCAAAAATATCTCCCCTTTGCAAAGAGAAGCGAAGCCGCTGCTTCGCTTCTCTGCCGATTGGCAATAATGATGATTTATTATGCAGAAATTCCTTTTTTTGCGTTGAAAGTATCTCTGTCAAGCGTTCCTAGCACTGCGGTTGTCGTAACCATTCCGACCGTATCGCCGGTAACATTGAGCATTGTGTTAGGCATGTCTATAAGACGATAAATACCCGCGACCCACGGCACTATCGTAAGCGGAAGTCCCATGGATTGCATCATAATTGCAGACATCATAATACCGCCGCCCGGAACTCCAGCTACACCGGCTGCCATAATAATTCCGAGCAGACAGATTACGATAAGCTGACCAATGCCGAAATCAATTCCGAACATTTGCGCGGCAAACACAGCGTAAATGGGCATTTCAGCACAGCATGCCTGCATATTTATCGTTGCCGCAGGAGGCGCGATAAGGTTAACAACTTCTTCGGGAACGCCAGAGCGCTCTT from Candidatus Equadaptatus faecalis encodes:
- a CDS encoding aminoacyl-tRNA hydrolase, which gives rise to MKLIVGLGNPGVEYAWTRHNSGWLMLDGFLSRLSLSAPQNKFRGDFWGPVLHLGERLSFLKPHTYMNLSGLSVLEAVNYQNVEPQDVLVIFDDASLPVGKLRMREKGSAGGQNGMKSIIAALNTLEIPRLRVGIGMPKNGGDMAEWVLGTIPKKQREIYDKLNDAAWSAVELWIKGDVQNAMNRINGISFEEEFLDN
- a CDS encoding 50S ribosomal protein L25, with amino-acid sequence MAAKRKMNQKFDFTKRTATGKGVCRKIRSKNALPVVLYGPDFKEGLAGTVDAKAISVIANSPFHETTVVTLVMEDGSSHQALLRDIQRHPLTQQLRHIDFYEVIAGHKIKVEIPVKAINKDVCKGIKEGGVLETAARNVEIEVEPANIPEDIIVDLAELELGAEVFVKDLQVPEGVTFITDSEQLIFHIVTPKSMVAAEEETEEPKEVEVVAKGKKEEE
- a CDS encoding ribose-phosphate pyrophosphokinase, which produces MADQTRAIKVFSGSAHKAFADSVCVSLGIPVSASKLFRFSDQEIGVSVEESVRGTDVYIVQPTCEPANERLMELFIMIDALRRASAYRINVVMPYFGYARQDRKTRAREPITAKLMANLIQKAGADRVISADLHAGQIQGFFDIPVDHLTGIPLLASYFCNTLKKQVEEGNLIVVSPDIGGVARARKFATQLGHNTELAIVDKRRSHEIANLCEVMDIIGDVKGKTAVLVDDIIDTAGTMCKAAAAIKERGATEVYACATHGVLSGPAIDRIRESVLKELIITDTIPLPEEKKLDKIEVLSIAPLFAEVIRRVHSEESVSILFR
- the glmU gene encoding bifunctional UDP-N-acetylglucosamine diphosphorylase/glucosamine-1-phosphate N-acetyltransferase GlmU; its protein translation is MQLNNQSICVLILAAGKGTRMRSNTPKVLQQIMEEPIISYPLNAVKTAGFDNQDIAVMVGFGGMQVEKYLNTNFSGVNVIWQKEQLGTGHAAKLAQGWWENYDNVMVLTGDTPLITADTLLKFVNEHVSSDDKCSFLSFELDNPKGYGRVIRSGSSISIVEEKDADEKQKLCREVNSGMYIFSTKALSAVIDKIGCENNQKEYYLPDALSLIEGDGGSLNAIKAENPQDFLGINDPLQLAEATAIMRRRIVRGWLLKGVRCADPDSIWIGPRVELEEDIFIAPFVQLYGASKVEHGSRIGSFTVLRNSSVGSDTNIVGNVRMDDSSVGNKCSVGPFVFMRNNTRLDDTALAGRYVEIKNSHVSSGAKVPHLSYIGDAEIGENTNIGAGTITCNYDGHDKSPTTIGSNCLIGSDTMIVAPVVIGNKVSTAAGSVITEDIPDEALGVGRARQKNITGWRSRLENAWKNKGGNK
- a CDS encoding asparaginase, which produces MKKILLISTGGTIASEESENGLVPAVDGAAMIRLIPELEGMCDIEYRELLSLDSSNIQPHHWTEMADTIVEAYEKYDGFVISHGTDTMAYTASALSWMLEGIRKPVAITGAQLPIEDPMTDGKHNLLNAFRLASDNHAGIYLVFGDSIIDGSCAKKLYTQKFEAFASVNMPRAAFITRDGFQWTAQEKDLLVFTPKTAVDDRVFVYKLIPGAKDSVLDFAVQAGYRAIVIEGFGAGGVPNKENSLLPALERALKAGVIVVCITQCVYDGTNLDVYDIGVLAQRLGAISAEDMTLEAVVTKLMWSLGNTATNEEAKKLFLA